TCGGCGCCGCGGTCGCGCACCGGCGGCGCCGTCCCGCGTCACGCTGAGGGCGACCATGCGAAAGTGCCTACGCCCGTCCGGGCGTAGGCACCTCGCGGAGACGAACTACTGCTCTTCGAACCGCTGGCGGAAGCGCTCTTCCATCCGCTGTGTGAAGGAGCTCTTGGCCTTGGCGGCCTTGGCACCGCCCTGCTTGCCGTCGCCCCCACCACGTCCGGACATGACCGCGAGCAGGACGCCCGCGAACATCACGACGAAACCGAACACGCTCATCAACGGCACGTCGGCGACCCACAGAGCCCGCACCATCACACCCAGTACGAGCAGGGCGACACCGACGACGAACAGCGCGATCCCCTGGATTCGGCGGCGGCGGGCGGGCCGGCGGAACCGGGCACCGCGCACCGTAGACGCGAACTTGGGGTCCTCGGCATAGAGCTCGCGCTCGATCTGGTCGAGCAGCCGCTGCTCATGCTCGGAGAGTGGCATCTTTCCTCCTCCGGCACAGCTGTCGCGGGCGCCGGGCCGCGCAACGTCCTGGACCCAACAGACACCCCTAGTGGTGTCACTCTCCAGGATACGAGTCCTTCGCGATCAGGACTACCCGATCCCGCTCCAACCTGTGCCCCGTTTGGCTCAAATCTCCCCGCCGGCCTGGGCGCTGGTGGTCTTGCTGGGCTGTCGTCGTCCCTGTGCTCAACGTTTCACACGGCTCAGGGTTCCCCCCGAGGAGGGTCAGGGTCCGGCACGAGCAGTGACGCCGGACGCACCGCGGCAGAGCCGAACTTCGACCGCGCCACGTCCGCCGCCAGCTCGGCGTCCCGCCAGCGCGGCGCGGGCTGGTCGAAGGTCAGCTGCTCCGGCTCGGCCTCCCCGGTCAGCCCCTCCACCCGCACCCCGAGCAGGCGGACATCGGCCCCGGCGACCGCTTCCGCCAGCAGCGCCACGGCCGTCGAGTGGATCACCCGCGCCACGTCGGTGGCCGCGGGCAGGGTGCGCGCCCGCGTGATCGTGCGGAAGTCGGCGAACCGCACCTTGATCGACACGGTGCGGCCGCGCAGCCCGCGCCGCCGCAGGCTCTCCGCGACGCGCTCGGACAGCCGCAGCAGCTCGCGCTCCAGCACCCGCGGATCGCGCTGGTCGGTGTCGAAGGTGTGCTCGGCGCCCAGCGACTTCTCGGGCGAGTCGACCACCACGCCCCGCTCGTCGCGCCCGTGCGCCAGCGCGTGCAGGTGCTCGGCCGCGGCGTTGCCGACCGCCTTGCGCAGCCGCGCCGGCGGGGCCGCCGCGATGTCGGCGATCGTGGCCAGCCCGAGCCGCCGCAGGTTCTCCTCGGTCTTCTTCCCCACGCCCCACAGCGCGGAGATCGGCAGCGGGTGCAGGAACGACAGGGTCTGCCCGGCGGGCACAACCACCACGCCGTCCGGCTTCGCCATGCCCGAGGCCAGTTTCGCCACGAACTTCACCGAAGCCACCCCGACCGAGCAGGTGATGCCGTGCTCGTCCCGGACCCGGCGGCGGATGAGCGCGGCGATGCCCGCCGGCGTCTCCCCCAGCCGCCGCAGCGCGCCGCTGACGTCCAGGAACGCCTCGTCCAGGCTCAGCGGCTCCACGAGCGGCGTCAGCTCGCGGAAGATCGCCATCACACCCTTGGACACCTCGCCGTAGAGCCCGTGCGTCGGCGGCAGGAACACCCCGTGCGGGCACAGCCGGCGCGCCACCGCGACCGGCATGGCCGCGCGCACGCCGTACTCACGCGCCGGGTAGTTCGCCGACGTCACCACCGAGCGCGGGCCCGCGCCCGCCACGATCACCGGCTTGTCGACCAGCTCCGGCCGCGTGCGCAGCTCGACGGCCGCGAAGAACGCGTCCATGTCGACGTGCAGCAGACCGCACCCGGTGTCGTCCGGCGTGTGCCCCGCGCTCACCCGGAACCGCTCGTATCCGGCCGGCAGGGCCGCGTTCCTACCCATCGCGGACGAGCCTACGCAGGGGGTCCGACAATTCCGGTCAGAGCCGGGCGAGCAGGTGCAGGCGGCTGGCGAGGTCGCGCAGCGGCGGGATCGCGCCCGCGGCGGCCTCGAAGTCGGCGAGGTCGTCGGCGGTGTACTGCTCCGACTCGACCTCCCCCAGCACGTCCGACACCACGCCGTCGCCCTGGATCAGCTCGACGCGCAGGCCCGCGCCCGCCAGCAGGCCGCGCAGGCCGTCGGCGTCGAAGCGGCGCAGCAGCGTCTCCCCGTCGTCCGCGAGCACGCCGTCGGAGCTGGTCAGCAGCGCGTGCGCCTCACGCACGCGGCCGCCGAGCGCGCGGTGCAGCGCCGCGGCGTGCCGGTTCGCGGCCAGCACGGACACCGCGCCGCCCGGCGCGACGATCCCGGCCAGCGCACCGGCCACCGCGGCCGGGTCGTCGACGACCTCGAGCAGCCCGTGCGCCAGCACCAGGTCGGCGGAACCGGCCGGGATCCGCGCGGCGAGCGCGTCGGTGTCGTCGGCGACGACGGTGATCGCCCCGCCGACGCCGGCCTCCTCGGCGCGCCGCCGCAGCGTCGCGAGCGCGTTCGGGCTCGGCTCGACCACCGTCACCCGGCAGCCCTCGGCGGCCAGCGGCACCGCCCAGACCCCGCTGCCTCCGCCGACGTCGACGACGGCGGGTTCGCTCGTGCCTCGTTCCCGCGCCCGGTCGAGCTCGGCCCGCAGTGCCCGCCAGACCGTGCCGGAGCCGCGTGCTGTCCCGGTGTCCGTTCGCATGGCGGACAGCGTAGTGAGCCCGGTCCGGGCGCTCGCCGTGGCACTCCGGCTACGCTCGACCCCGTGCACACGGTCGCCGTACTCAGCCTCAAGGGTGGTGTCGGCAAAACCACGGTCGCGCTGGGCATCGCCTCGGCTGCGCTCCGTAGGGGAGCGCGCACGCTGGTGGCCGATCTCGACCCGCAGGGCAACGCCACCGCCACCCTCGACCCGCCCTACACCGAGGCCACGCTGGCCGACGTGCTCGCCACCCCGGTCCGCGACGTGCTGCGGCAGGCCGTGGCGCCGAGCGCGTGGAGCCCCGAGGTCGACGTGCTGGTCGGCGCGGAGGAACTCGAACTGCTCAACGAGCCGGGGCCGCACGACGACAAGGTCGGCAACCTCTCCCTGGCGCTGGACGAGCTGCACGAGCGCCCGCTGCGGGGCCGCCCGTACGAGCTGGCGATCCTGGACTGCCCGCCCTCGCTGGGGCGGCTGACGAAGTCGGCCCTGGTCGCCGCCGACAGCGCGATCCTGGTCACCGAGCCGACGATGTACGCGGTCAGCGGGGCACAGCGCGCGCTGGAGGCGATCGAGCGGATCCGCGACGAGCACAACCCGGACCTCAAGGCGGCCGGGGTGCTGGTGAACCGGCTCCGGCCGCGCTCGCACGAGCACCAGTTCCGCATCGCCGAGCTGCGCGAGTCCTTCGGCGGCCTGGTGATGCCCACGGCGATCCCGGACCGGCTCGCGGTGCAGCAGGCGCAGGGCGCGTGCAGCCCGATCCACGAGTGGCACTCCCCCGGCGCCCAGGAGGTCGCGCTGACCTTCAACATGGTGCTGGCCAAGATCCTGCGCTCCAACCGCGCCGGACGGCACCGCATCGACCGGGAGCAGCCCGCCGAGAGCACCGGCCCGATCCCCCGGATCGCCCGGACAGCGGACGATGCCCGAAG
The window above is part of the Amycolatopsis thermoflava N1165 genome. Proteins encoded here:
- a CDS encoding DUF3040 domain-containing protein, producing the protein MPLSEHEQRLLDQIERELYAEDPKFASTVRGARFRRPARRRRIQGIALFVVGVALLVLGVMVRALWVADVPLMSVFGFVVMFAGVLLAVMSGRGGGDGKQGGAKAAKAKSSFTQRMEERFRQRFEEQ
- a CDS encoding class I SAM-dependent methyltransferase; translation: MRTDTGTARGSGTVWRALRAELDRARERGTSEPAVVDVGGGSGVWAVPLAAEGCRVTVVEPSPNALATLRRRAEEAGVGGAITVVADDTDALAARIPAGSADLVLAHGLLEVVDDPAAVAGALAGIVAPGGAVSVLAANRHAAALHRALGGRVREAHALLTSSDGVLADDGETLLRRFDADGLRGLLAGAGLRVELIQGDGVVSDVLGEVESEQYTADDLADFEAAAGAIPPLRDLASRLHLLARL
- a CDS encoding ParA family protein; this translates as MHTVAVLSLKGGVGKTTVALGIASAALRRGARTLVADLDPQGNATATLDPPYTEATLADVLATPVRDVLRQAVAPSAWSPEVDVLVGAEELELLNEPGPHDDKVGNLSLALDELHERPLRGRPYELAILDCPPSLGRLTKSALVAADSAILVTEPTMYAVSGAQRALEAIERIRDEHNPDLKAAGVLVNRLRPRSHEHQFRIAELRESFGGLVMPTAIPDRLAVQQAQGACSPIHEWHSPGAQEVALTFNMVLAKILRSNRAGRHRIDREQPAESTGPIPRIARTADDARR
- the dinB gene encoding DNA polymerase IV, with protein sequence MGRNAALPAGYERFRVSAGHTPDDTGCGLLHVDMDAFFAAVELRTRPELVDKPVIVAGAGPRSVVTSANYPAREYGVRAAMPVAVARRLCPHGVFLPPTHGLYGEVSKGVMAIFRELTPLVEPLSLDEAFLDVSGALRRLGETPAGIAALIRRRVRDEHGITCSVGVASVKFVAKLASGMAKPDGVVVVPAGQTLSFLHPLPISALWGVGKKTEENLRRLGLATIADIAAAPPARLRKAVGNAAAEHLHALAHGRDERGVVVDSPEKSLGAEHTFDTDQRDPRVLERELLRLSERVAESLRRRGLRGRTVSIKVRFADFRTITRARTLPAATDVARVIHSTAVALLAEAVAGADVRLLGVRVEGLTGEAEPEQLTFDQPAPRWRDAELAADVARSKFGSAAVRPASLLVPDPDPPRGEP